From Acidobacteriota bacterium, one genomic window encodes:
- a CDS encoding glycosyltransferase family 2 protein, with product MKITATVITLNEEHNIADALETLSWADEIIVVDSESTDRTVEIARRFTDRVFVKSWPGYSAQKNFAAEQASNDWILSLDADERVSKELAGEIRQLKSGAEPEAAVFRIPRRTFYLGRWIKHSGWRPDYKLRLYHRRRARWRGDYVHETLEADGTVETLRGDLLHYTVRNASEHQLRMDRYTTLAAEQSYSQGKRASLVSLLVSPVAVFLRSYILKLGLLDGVPGFAIARFAAHYEFLKNLKLWEMRMKRDA from the coding sequence ATGAAGATCACCGCCACGGTTATCACGCTTAACGAAGAGCACAACATAGCGGACGCGCTCGAAACGCTTTCGTGGGCAGACGAGATCATCGTCGTAGATTCGGAGAGCACCGATCGTACGGTTGAAATCGCCAGGCGGTTCACCGATCGAGTGTTTGTCAAATCATGGCCCGGTTACTCGGCGCAAAAGAATTTCGCCGCCGAGCAGGCAAGCAACGATTGGATCTTGAGCCTGGACGCTGACGAGCGTGTTTCGAAAGAACTGGCCGGCGAGATACGACAGCTCAAGAGCGGCGCCGAACCTGAGGCGGCGGTTTTCCGAATACCTCGACGCACGTTTTATCTCGGTCGCTGGATAAAGCATTCCGGCTGGCGTCCCGATTACAAGCTGCGGCTCTACCATCGCAGGCGGGCTCGCTGGCGAGGCGACTATGTACACGAGACTCTGGAGGCTGATGGAACGGTGGAAACATTGCGCGGCGACTTGCTTCACTACACCGTTCGCAACGCATCCGAGCATCAGCTAAGGATGGACCGCTACACGACCCTTGCCGCGGAGCAAAGTTACTCGCAAGGCAAGCGTGCGTCGTTGGTCTCGCTACTTGTTTCGCCGGTCGCTGTGTTCCTTCGCTCGTACATACTCAAGCTTGGCTTGCTGGACGGCGTGCCGGGTTTCGCGATTGCGCGCTTCGCGGCCCA